From Pseudomonas hormoni:
ATCGTGGCGAAATCGCCCCGGGCCTGCGCGCTGATCTGGTGCAGGCACGGAGTCAGGACGGTTTGCCGGTGGTCCAGCAAGTATGGCGACAAGCGAAGAGGATGTTTTGATGTCAGGCAGGTTGATCTATCTCATCGGGCCTTCAGGTTCGGGCAAGGACAGCCTGCTGGATGCTGCGCGAACGCGGTTAGCCGAACGCGGCTGTCGTATCGTGCGGCGGGTCATCACACGCTCGGCGGAAGCGGTCGGGGAGGCGGCGCTGGGCGTCAGCATGCAGCAATTCGCCGAGATGCAGGCGCAGGGTGCATTTGCCCTGAGCTGGCAGGCCAATGGTCTGGCTTATGGCATCCCGCGGGAAATCGACGAGTGGCTGGCGACGGGGGACGACGTGCTGGTCAACGGTTCACGCGAGCATCTGCCGCAAACCCGTGAGCGTTATCCGGACATGCTGGTGGTGTTGCTGACCGTGGACCCTGCGGTGTTGCGCCAGCGCCTGCTGGCGCGCGGGCGTGAGTCGGTGGCCGAGATCGATCAGCGGCTGGCGCGTAATGACCGTTTC
This genomic window contains:
- the phnN gene encoding phosphonate metabolism protein/1,5-bisphosphokinase (PRPP-forming) PhnN, which translates into the protein MSGRLIYLIGPSGSGKDSLLDAARTRLAERGCRIVRRVITRSAEAVGEAALGVSMQQFAEMQAQGAFALSWQANGLAYGIPREIDEWLATGDDVLVNGSREHLPQTRERYPDMLVVLLTVDPAVLRQRLLARGRESVAEIDQRLARNDRFSERLSVEHPSVHVLDNSGPLEHTVEHLLACIDEPDPCA